The window GCACACGATCACGTGCCGCACGCGCAGCACCTCGATCGCGAACTGCAGCACCGAGAGACAGTTCAGGTCGGACGGCAGCACGAGGTTCGCGACGTTGCGGTGCACGAACATCTCGCCGGGTAGCAGCCCGACGATCTCGTTCGCCGGCACGCGGCTGTCCGCGCAGCCGATCCACAGGAACTCGGGCGCCTGCTGGCGGGCGAGCGTCGCAAAGAAGCCGGGACGCGTACGCTCCATCGCCTCCGCCCAGGCGCGGTTGTTGTCGAGCAGATGCTTTAGGGTGTCCATGGCCGCGTCTCCGCGTCTTCAGCGTCTTCGCTGCGGCTCGAGGCCGCGTCCGAGGTCGTCGAGGTGCGACCTCGGGTGACGCCGATCGGTGCCGAGGTCTTTGGCACATCGCACGAACCGAAGCACCGGACCCCGTCGGGCTTGTGACGCCCCCGCGATCGGAGGAAAAGGCGCTCTGTCCGCAGACCGGCTCCAGCCGGAGAGGAGGGCGCTTATGAGCATCCTGAAGGAGTTTCGGGAGTTCGCCGTCAAGGGCAACGCGATCGATCTCGCGGTCGGCGTCGTGATCGGTGGGGCCTTCGGCAAGGTCGTGAGCTCGCTGGTGAACGACGTGATCATGCCACCGATCGGGCTGCTCGTCGGCGGCGTCGATTTCTCCGACCTCGCGCTCACGCTGCGCGCCCCGACCGACGCGCAGCCCGAGGGCGTCGTGCTGCGCTACGGCGCGTTCATCAACACGATCATCGACTTCGTCATCATCGCGGCCGCGATCTTCGCCATGGTGAAGCTGCTCAACGCGCTACGCCGCGAGAAGGAGGTCGAGGAGGCCGCGCCGCCGCCCCCGACGCAGGAGGTCGTGCTGCTCACCGAGATCCGCGACGCGCTGGTTCGCCAGCCTCGGTAAACTTTTCCGTTCCGCAACCGTCCGTCCTGCCCGCATGCCAAAACGCAGCTCGTTCCTCATCGTCGTTCTCTGCACCCTGGTGCTCACGGCAGGACGGACGGGCGGCGCGGCCGCGCCCGCGTCGCCCGCGTCCGCGCCGTCGGCGACGCCCGCCGTCGCGCCGGGGCTGGTCGAGTTCTCGCCGCGCGGCACCGTCAAGCAAGTCCGCCAGGCGGTCGCGCGCTTCGCGACGCCGATGGTCGCCTACGGCGACCCGCGCGCCGTGGACCCGCTCGTCGCCGACTGCCCGGTCGCCGGCACGGGGCGCTGGCTCGACGCCCGCACCTGGGTCTACGACTTCGTCCGCACGCTGCCCGGCGGCGTGCGCTGCACGTTCCGCGCGCGTCCGGACCTGAAGGATCTCGCCGGCGCGGCGCTGCGGCCGATCGAGGATCTCGGGTTCGATACCGGCGGACCGGCGATCGTCTCGTCGATCCCGTCCGCCGACGAGACGATCGACGCCGAGCAGGCCTTCGTCCTGCGGCTCGACGCCGAGCCTGCCGCGGAGTCGGTCGAGCGCCACGCGTACTTCGCCGTCGACGGCGTCGCGGAGCGCGTCGGCGTGCGGATCGTCGACGGCGCCGAGCGCGCGCAGCTCCTCGAGCGCTTCGGCAGCGGCGAGAAGGATGCGGTCGAGCTCGTGCTCGCCGCGCGCCGACGCTTCCCCGACGGCGCGGGCGTGCGGCTCGTGTGGGGCGCGGGCGTCGCAACCGCCTCCGGTGTGGCGACGACCGAGGATCAGACGCTCGACTTCACCGTGCGTCCGACGTTCACCGCCGAGCTGCGCTGCCAGCGCGAGACCGCGCGCACCGACTGCATCCCGTTGACGCCGATCGTCGTTCGCTTCAGCGCGCCCGTGCCGTGGTCGGAGGCGAGCCGCATCACGCTGACCGCGCCGGACGGCAAGGCGTACGCCGCCGTGCCGCCCGACAGCCCCGACCTCGCGGTGTCGCAGGTCGTGTTCCGCGGTCCGTTCCCGCCGTCGACGACGCTGCGCCTCGAGGTGCCGACGGACCTGAAGGACGACGCCGGGCGCACGCTCGCCAACGCGGCCCAGATGCAGTCGTTGCAAGTCGCGCTCGGCGCCGATCCGCCGCTCGCCAAGTTCGCGTCGCGCTTCGCGATCGTCGAGCTCGAGGCCGACCCGGCGCTGCCGGTGACGATCCGCAACCTCGGCGCCCGCGTGACGACGCGCGAGCTGCGCATTCCGCCGGATACGAGCGCGGCGACCGGCGCGAGCGCCGACGTCAAGCAACCGTCGGCCACGGTGAGCGGCGAGGTGCTGCGGGTCGACGCGAGGCGCGCGAGCGAGATCCTCGCCTGGCTGCGCAAGGTCGGCTCCGCGCGGCGCGACCGCTCGGTGTTCCGCGACGCGAAGCTGCCCGCGGGCGAGCACGTGCAGTCGCTGAGCCTGCCGGAGCTCTCGGGCGAGGAGCTGCAGGTGGTCGGCATCCCGCTGCCAAAGCCCGGTCTCTACGTCGTCGAGATCGAGAGCCTGCGGCTCGGCGAGGCGCTGCTCGAGAAGCCGAAGCTGCTCTACGTCCCCGCCGCCGCGCTGGTCACCGACATGGCGGTGCACTTCGAGTGGAGCGCGAGCGGCTCGGTGGTCTGGGTGACGCGTCTCTCCGACGCGCGTCCGGTCGAAGGCGCCAAGGTCGCCGTCCACGACTGCGCCGGACGCGTGCTCGCCGAGGCCGAGACCGACGCGCAGGGCATCGCGCGCATCGCCGACCTGCCCGATCGCGACGACGCGCCGCTCTGCCGCTCGAGCAACGACGAGTACGACGAGCACCACGACTACCGCGCGTCGCGCGCGCTCTCGGATCTCGACGGCGGGCTCTTCGTCACCGCGCGCCACGGCGACGATCTCAGCTTCGTGCACTCGAGCTGGGACTTCGGCATCGAGCCCTACCGCTTCGACCTGCCGCAGGAGCCGTGGAACGGGCCGTACGTCGCGCACACGATCTTCGATCGCCCGCTGCTGCGCGCCGGCGAGACCGTGCACATGAAGCACGTCTACCGCGAGCAGACGCTGCAGGGCTTCGCGGTCGTGGATCCCGCGAGGGCGCCGACGAAGCTCTCGATCCGCCACCTCGGCAGCGACACCCGCTACGACCTGCCGCTCGAGTGGCGCAGCGACGGCAGCGCGGTCACCGATTGGCCGATCCCGAAGGAGGCGAAGCTCGGGCTCTACGAGGTGTACTACGTGCGCGAGGGCGCGCCGGCGGACGCGCCGACGCCGACGCCGCCCGCGCCGTACGTGCGTCTCGCCGCGCCCGAGCCGACCTGGGACCGCGAGTGGCTCGCCGGCACGTTCCGCGTCGCCGAGTTCCGCGTGCCGCTCGCGCGCGGCACCGTCAAGCTCCCGGCGGAGCCGCTGGTCGCGCCGTCCGCCGTGCAGGCCGACCTCGCCGTGCAGTACCTCGCGGGCGGCGGCGCGGGCGACCTGCCGGTCGTGCTGCGCGCGCAGCTCGAGCCCTACGACGTCCGCGTCAAGGACCTGCCCGACGCATCGTTCGCCAACGGTCCGGTGAAGGTCGGGATCCGCCGCGACGGCGACGACGGACCGGATGACGACGAGCGCGCCGAGGGCAAGGTGCTCTCGCGTCAGGAGCTGCGGCTCGACGCGGCGGGCACCGCGCGCGCGACGATCGGCGATCTGCCGGCGGTGCAGCGCCCCGAGCGGCTGCGCGCCGAGCTCGAGTTCCGCGATCCGAACGGCGAGGTGCAGACGGCGGTCGCGAGCGTGCCGCTGTGGCCGTCGGGCGTGGTCGCGGGCGTCGAGGTGAAGGTGCGCGAGGCGCACGCGCCGCGTCTCGCCACGCGCGCGGTCGTGCTCGACGATCGCCTGCAGCCCGCGCCGCGCGTGCGCGTGCAGATCGACGCGTTCGAGCGCCGTAACTACAGCGTGCGCAAGCGGCTCGTCGGCGGCTTCTACGCCTACGACTACGTCGAGGACACGCGTCCGCTCGGCACGCTGTGCCGCGGCCGCACGCGCGCCGACGGCACGCTGCGCTGCGAGCGCCTCGCGAAGGTCTCGGGCAACGTCGTCGTGCAGGTCACCGCCTGGGACGAGAGCGGGCGCGCGAGCGTCGCGCACCAGGACGTGTGGGTCGCGGGCGAGGACGACTTCTGGTTCCGCGTCGGCAGCAGCGACCGCATGGACGTCCTGCCGGACCGCAAGCGCTACGAGCCCGGCGACGTCGCCCGGTTGCAGGTGCGCATGCCGTTCCGTCAGGCGACGGCGCTCGTCACCACGGCACGCGAAGGCGTGCTCGACGCGCGCGTCGTCGAGCTCTCGGGCAAGGATCCGACGATCGAGGTCCCGGTCACGGACGCGTTCTCGCCGAACATGTTCGTCTCCGTGCTCGCCGTGCGCGGCCGCGTCGGCGACGTGCAACCGACGGCGCGCGTCGACCTCGGCAAGCCGTCGTTCAAGCTCGGCATCGCCGAGCTGGTGGTCGGCTGGAAGCCGCACGAGCTCGACGTCGACGTCACCACCGACCGCGAGGTCTACCGCGTGCGCGAGACGGCGAAGGCGCGGATCTCGGTGCGCGCCGCGACGGGCGAGGCTCTGCCGCCCGGCGCCACGGTCGCGCTCGCGGCGGTCGACGAGGGGCTGCTTGAGCTCGCGCCCAACGAGAGCTGGCATCTCCTGCGCGCGATGATGGGCCGCCGCGGCTTCGGCGTGTGGACCTCGACCGGGCAGATGGAGGTCGTCGGCAAGCGCCACTACGGCCGCAAGGCGCGTCCGCAGGGCGGCGGCGGCGGACGCTCGAGCACGCGCGAGCTGTTCGACACGCTGCTCCTGTGGCGCGCGGACGTCCCGCTGGATGCGAGCGGCGCGGCCGAGGTCGAGATTCCGCTCAACGACTCGCTGACGAGCTTCCGCATCGTCGCGGTGGCGACCGCGGGCACGGGTCTCTTCGGCGACGGCGGCACGACGATCCGCACGACGCAGGATCTGCTGCTGCTCTCCGGGCTGCCGCCGGTCGTGCGCTCGGGCGATCGCTTCCGCGCCGAGCTCACCGTGCGCAACACGACCGAGCGCACGCTCGACGTCGCGCTGCGCGCGAAGGTCGAGGGGCTGGCGGACGAGCTCGCCGGGCAGACGCTCGCGCTCGCGCCCGGCGAGGCGAAGATCGCGAGCTGGGAGGTGACGGTCCCCGACGGCGTCACGCAGCTCGTCTACGACTTCGCGGCGCAGGCCGGCGCGGGCGAGGGCGCGGACGCTGGAGCTGCAGCAGGAGCCGGAGAAGCGGCCGACTCGCTGCGCGTCGTGCAGCTTGTGGTACCCGCGGTGCCGGTGCGGGTCGTGCAGGGTACGCTCGTGCAGCTCGCCGCGGGCGCGCCCTTCCGCGAGCCCGTCGCGGCGCCCGCGGGCGCGCTGCCGGGGCAGGGTGGCATCAATCTCAAATTCACCCCGAGCCTGCTCTCCGGTCTCGACGGTCCGCGCGCCTACATGGAGCGCTATCCGTACACGTGCCTCGAGCAGCGCGTGTCGCGCGCCGTCGTGCTCGACGACTCGGCGTTGTGGTCGCAGGTGGTGGCGGCGCTGCCGGCGCACTTCGACGACGACGGCTTCCTGACCTTCTTCCCCGGCATGCGGGACGGGAGCGAGCTGCTCACGGCCTACGTGCTGCTGATCTCGCGCACGGCCGGCTACGCGCTGCCCGACGACGTCGTGGAGAAGATGGAGCGCGCGCTGCGCGGCTTCGTCGACGGCACCGTGTCGCCGGGCGACGGCGTGCAGCGCGGCGCCGTCGACCTGCCGCTGCGCAAGCTCGCCGTGCTCGCGGCGCTGGCCACGGACGGCGACCTCGACCCGACGCTGCTCGACGGCATCCCGATCGAGCCGAACCTGTGGCCCGCGTCGACGCTGCTCGACTGGTGGACGATCCTCGCGCGCACGCCGTCGATCGAGCGTCGCGACGCGCGCCTCGCCGAAGCGCAGCAGGCGCTGCGCGCGCGTCTCGAGCTCGGCGGCACGACGCTCGGCTTCCGCGACGACGGCGCCAACGCCTCGTGGTCGATCTTCTCCGGCGGCGACGTGGACGCGCTGCGCCTCGTGCTGCTGGCGCTCGACGCGCCGAGCTGGCGTGGCGACGTGCCGCGGCTGATGCGCGGCGCGCTCGCGCGTCAGGAGCGCGGGCGCTGGGACACGACCATCGCCAACGCCTGGGGGGCCCTCGCGACGCGTGCGTTCGCGCGCTCCTTCGAGAGCGAGCCGGTGACGGGCGAGGCGGTCGCCGCGCTCGCGGGCGCGAGCGGGCGCGTCGACTGGGGTCGCGAGCCCGAGGGCGGCAGCGTCGCCCTGCCGTGGCCCAAAGGCCAGGCGGATCTCACGATCGAGCAGCGCGGCGGCGGCAAGCCGTGGGCGAGCGTGCTCGCGAGCGCCGCGGTACCGCTCGAGAAGCCGCTCGAGGCCGGCTACCGCATCGTCAAGCACATCGCGCCGCTCGAGCCGCGGCCCGACGGCACGGTGCGCGCGGGCGACGTGCTGCTCGTCCGCCTCGAGATCGACGCGCAGGCCGAGCGTCCGTGGGTCGTGGTCGACGACCCGGTGCCCGCGGGCAGCTCGCACCTGCGCAAGGCGCCGCCCGCCGCCGCTGCTCCGGGCGCGACGCCGGACGCGTCGTCGGCGGACGCGTCGCTCTCGCCGACCTTCGTCGAGCGCTCGTTCCAGTCGTGGAAGGGCTACTTCGAGTGGCTGCCGGCCGGGAAGACCGTGCTGACGTACGCGATCCGCGTCAATCAGCCGGGGCGCTTCCTGCTGCCGCCGACGCGTGTCGAGGCGCTGTACGCGCCCGAGTCCTTCGGCGAGACGCCGAACGCGCCGCTCGAGGTCGCGCCGTGAGATGGGGCTTCCTGCGCGCGCGGCGCGGCGTGCGCGTCGGCGTCGCCTGCGCGGCGCTCGCGTTCATCGGCACGTGGGCGGCGTTCACGTGCGGACGTCCGGATCCGGCGACGGTGCCGAGCTACGACGAGGTGCGTGGCGCGCACCGGCCGTCCGACGTGCAGCTGCTCGACCGTCACGGCGCCGTCGTGCACGAGCTGCGCACCGACCCGCACCGCCGCGCGCTCGCCTGGGTCCCGCTCGACGAGGTGTCGCCGCTTCTGCGCGACGCGATCGTCGCAGCCGAGGATCGGCGCTTCGAGCGTCACGGCGGCGTCGACGCGCTCGCGGTGCTGGGCGCGCTGCGCGACCGGCTGCTCGGACGCGCGCCGCGCGGCGCGAGCACGATCACGATGCAGCTCGCGAAGCTGCTCGACGCGCGCGCCGGAATCCCGCACCGCCGCTCGCTCGCCGGCAAGCTGCGCCAGATGCGTCGCGCGTGGGCGCTCGAGGAGCGCTGGAGCAAGGAGCAGATCCTCGAGGCCTACCTCAACCTGGTGACGTTCCGTGGCGAGGTGCAGGGCGTCGGCGCCGCTTCTGCCGTGCTGCTCGGCAAGCGGCCGCACGGGATCTCGCAGGCCGAAGCGCTCGTGCTCGCGGTGCTGCCGCGCGCGCCGAACGCAGCGGGCGAGCGCGTCGTCGCGCGCGCGACCCTGCTCGCGCGTCGCCTCGGCGCGGGCGTCGACGAGACGTCGCTCGCGCAGGTCGCGCGCACGGCGCTCGATCCCGACCGCGCGGCGGGCGTGCGGGTCGCGCTCGCGCCGCATCTCGCAACGCGGCTCTTGCGCGGCAACGACGGGTCACGCAACGCGCCCGTGCGCACGACGCTCGACCGCGAGCTGCAGCGTGCGGCCGCTCGCGCGCTCGAGGAGCACCTGCGCGAGCTCGCCGGCCGCAACGTGCGCGACGGCGCGGTGCTGGTGGTCGACAACCAGAGCGGCGAGGTGCTGGCGTACGTCGGCGGCCGCGGCGCGAACGCCAGCGCGCCGCACGTCGACGCGGTGCGCGCGCGTCGCCAGGCGGGCTCGACGCTCAAGCCCTTCCTCTACGCGACCGCGCTCGAGCTGCGTCTCCTCACCGCCGCATCGCTGCTCGACGACGCGCCGCTCGCACTGCCGGTCGCGGGCGGTCTCTACCAGCCGCGCAACTACGACGAGGCGTTCCGCGGGCTCGTGAGCCTGCGCAGCGCGCTCGCCTCGTCGCTCAACGTGCCGGCGGTGCGCGCGCTGCAGCTCGTCTCGGCCGACGCTCTGCTCGCGCGCCTGCGCGCGCTCGGCTTCTCGGGTCTGCGGCACGACGGCGAGTTCTACGGTCCGTCGCTGGCGCTCGGCTCCGCCGAGGTCAGCCTCGAGGAGCTCGTCAACGCGTACCGCGCGCTCGCGAACGGCGGCGTCGCGTCGCCGCTGCGCTTCGTCGCCGACGGTGACCTCCGTCAAGCTACGAACGAGAGCGCAGCGGAAGCGTCGCGCGTCTTCGGCGCGGAAGCGACGTTCGTGGTCGCCGACGTGCTCGCCGACCGCGACGGACGCAGCGCGACCTTCGGCCTCGAGAGCGCGCTCGCGACGCGGCGCTGGAGCGCGGTCAAGACCGGCACCAGCAAGGAGATGCGCGACAACTGGTGCATCGGCTTCTCGCGCCGCTTCACCGTCGGCGTGTGGGTCGGCAACGCGTCCGGCGAGCCGATGCACGACGTGAGCGGTCTCTCGGGTGCGGCGCCGGTGTGGCGCGAGCTCATGGAGCTGCTCGCCGAGCGCGAGGCGGACGCCGGTCCGCCCGCGCCGCCGGACGGCGTGCAGCGCGCGCGCGTCGACTTCCCGGGTGGCGTCGAGCCGTCGCGCGACGAGTGGTTCCTGCGCGGGACGGAGCCCGGTGCCGGCGGTCACGCGCGCGCGGCGAGGCGGCCGCGCATCGTGTCGCCGCAGCCGGGGACGGTGATCGCGCTCGACCCGGACATTCCCGAACATCTGCAGCGCCTCGCGTTCGAGGCGGACGGCGTGCGCGCCCGTGCGGGTGCCGCGGAAGGTGCGGACGGCGCGGCCGAACATGCGCTCGGCCCGCGCTGGCGGCTCGACGGACGCGAGCTGCCGTGGCGCGCTGCGTCGCTACTTTGGCAGCCGATCCCCGGCCGGCACCGCCTCGAGCTCCTCGATCCCGACGGCCGCACGCTCGACGCGGTCGAGTTCGAGGTGCGCGGCGGGCGTGCGGTGGCGCGTGACGCCACCGCGGAACACGCGGCCCCGGTGGCATCTCCGATCGACAGCGTGTTCGACCGCTCTTGATCGAAGCTGGCGTCGGGCGTATCCGGGTCCGAGCTCCGACGCACGCCCCGGCAGGATCGCGGTACGGCAAGCGACGGAGACAAACCGCGATTGAGGAGCGCCGCAGCGATGGCCGAAGACGATCTCCCCAAGCCGGAGCCCAAAGAGATCGATGAGAAGCTCGCGATGGAGCTCAAGCATCTCTCGGAGGATGCGCTCCTACGCGGGTTCCCCAACGGCACGGAGCGATGCGACAACTGCCTGTACTACCTGAACCCCGACGAGAAGCTGAGCTACTGCTGGCACCCCAAGCTCCGGATCCTGGTCGGCGCTGATTGGTGGTGTCAATGGTGGGAAACGAACGAGCAGTAGCTCCCGAGCCGTCGCCCGCTCCGCCGCGGCTGCGTCCCGGCGTTCGTCTCGCGCTGATCGCGCTCGTCGTCGTCCTGGTCTACGGGATCGGGCGCGCGAGCGGCGTGACCGAGTCGCTCACGCCGGAGTCGCTGCGCGCGATGTTCGCGGGCGCGGGCGTGCTCGGCGTCGTGCTGTTCGTCGCGGCGTTCTCGGTCGGGATGCTGGCGCAGCTTCCGGGGTTGCTGTTCGTCGCGGTCGCCGTGCTCGCGTACGGGCGTGAGATGGGCGCGGTGGTCGCGCTCGGTGGTGCGGTGATCGCGGCGTCGGTGAGCTTCGTCGTCGTGCGGCGCTTCGGCGGCAAGGCGCTCACGGAGCTCGAGAGCCCGTTCGTGCGCCGCTGGCTCGCGCGCCTCGACGACCGGCCGCTGTCGAGCGTCATCCTGCTGCGGGTCGTGTTCGGCGTGGCGCCGTTCCTCAACTACGCGCTCGCGCTGTCGTCGCTCGGTTTCCGCGACTACCTGATCGGCTCGATCATCGGGATGGCGTTGCCGATCGCGGTCGCGGCGCTGGTCGTGGACGCCGCGCTGTGAAGGACGACAGGACGGCGCGGGCGGCGTCGCTCGCGTTCGCACCGACACCTCTCGAAGAGGCGCCGCGGCTGTCCGAAGCGCTCGGCGTGCGCGTGCTCGTCAAGCGCGACGATCAGACCGGCCTCGCGCTCGGCGGCAACAAGGCGCGCAAGCTCGCGCTGCTGGTTGCCGACGCGATCGAGCGTGGCTGCGACACGCTGATCGCGACCGGCGGCGCGCAGTCGAACTTCGCCCGCATGACCGCTGCCGCGGCAGCGCGCTGCGGGCTCAAGTGCCACCTCGTGCTGGCCGGGGACGCACCCGTCAAGCACAGCGGCAACCTCATCCTCGACGAGCTGTTCGGCGCGACCGTCGAGTTCGCCGGCACGAACGACTGGCTGAAGCTCGAGGAGCGCGCCGCTGCGATCGCCGCGGAGCTCGGCGCGCGCGCCTACCCGATGCCGGTCGGCGGCGCGACGCCGCTCGGCGCGCTCGCCTACGTGCACGCGGCGCGGGAGCTGCTCGAGCAGATGGCGGAGCCGCCCGACTGGATCGTGCTCGCCGACGGCACCGGGGGGACGCACGCCGGACTGCTCGCCGGCTTGCCGGCGTCGGTGAAGATCCTCGGCGTCGACGTCGCGCGGCCGCCGATCCCGCTCGCCGATCGCGTTTCCTACCTCGCACGCGAAGCGGCGGCGCTGGCCGGATGTCCGGAGCCCGAGGGCGAGGTCCTGGTCGCCGACCACACCGGTCCGCACTACGGCGCGATCACCGAGGAGTGCCGCGAGGCGGTCCGCCTCGCCGCGCGCACGGAAGGCCTGGTGCTGGACCCGGTGTACACCGGCAAGGCGATGGCGGGGCTGATCGCGGCCGCGCGCGCCGGTCGGCTGTCGGGCACCGTCGTGTTCTGGCACACGGGCGGCGCGCCGGCGCTGTTCGCCGACGAGTTCGCGGACTTCGTCT is drawn from Candidatus Binatia bacterium and contains these coding sequences:
- a CDS encoding MG2 domain-containing protein, which translates into the protein MPKRSSFLIVVLCTLVLTAGRTGGAAAPASPASAPSATPAVAPGLVEFSPRGTVKQVRQAVARFATPMVAYGDPRAVDPLVADCPVAGTGRWLDARTWVYDFVRTLPGGVRCTFRARPDLKDLAGAALRPIEDLGFDTGGPAIVSSIPSADETIDAEQAFVLRLDAEPAAESVERHAYFAVDGVAERVGVRIVDGAERAQLLERFGSGEKDAVELVLAARRRFPDGAGVRLVWGAGVATASGVATTEDQTLDFTVRPTFTAELRCQRETARTDCIPLTPIVVRFSAPVPWSEASRITLTAPDGKAYAAVPPDSPDLAVSQVVFRGPFPPSTTLRLEVPTDLKDDAGRTLANAAQMQSLQVALGADPPLAKFASRFAIVELEADPALPVTIRNLGARVTTRELRIPPDTSAATGASADVKQPSATVSGEVLRVDARRASEILAWLRKVGSARRDRSVFRDAKLPAGEHVQSLSLPELSGEELQVVGIPLPKPGLYVVEIESLRLGEALLEKPKLLYVPAAALVTDMAVHFEWSASGSVVWVTRLSDARPVEGAKVAVHDCAGRVLAEAETDAQGIARIADLPDRDDAPLCRSSNDEYDEHHDYRASRALSDLDGGLFVTARHGDDLSFVHSSWDFGIEPYRFDLPQEPWNGPYVAHTIFDRPLLRAGETVHMKHVYREQTLQGFAVVDPARAPTKLSIRHLGSDTRYDLPLEWRSDGSAVTDWPIPKEAKLGLYEVYYVREGAPADAPTPTPPAPYVRLAAPEPTWDREWLAGTFRVAEFRVPLARGTVKLPAEPLVAPSAVQADLAVQYLAGGGAGDLPVVLRAQLEPYDVRVKDLPDASFANGPVKVGIRRDGDDGPDDDERAEGKVLSRQELRLDAAGTARATIGDLPAVQRPERLRAELEFRDPNGEVQTAVASVPLWPSGVVAGVEVKVREAHAPRLATRAVVLDDRLQPAPRVRVQIDAFERRNYSVRKRLVGGFYAYDYVEDTRPLGTLCRGRTRADGTLRCERLAKVSGNVVVQVTAWDESGRASVAHQDVWVAGEDDFWFRVGSSDRMDVLPDRKRYEPGDVARLQVRMPFRQATALVTTAREGVLDARVVELSGKDPTIEVPVTDAFSPNMFVSVLAVRGRVGDVQPTARVDLGKPSFKLGIAELVVGWKPHELDVDVTTDREVYRVRETAKARISVRAATGEALPPGATVALAAVDEGLLELAPNESWHLLRAMMGRRGFGVWTSTGQMEVVGKRHYGRKARPQGGGGGRSSTRELFDTLLLWRADVPLDASGAAEVEIPLNDSLTSFRIVAVATAGTGLFGDGGTTIRTTQDLLLLSGLPPVVRSGDRFRAELTVRNTTERTLDVALRAKVEGLADELAGQTLALAPGEAKIASWEVTVPDGVTQLVYDFAAQAGAGEGADAGAAAGAGEAADSLRVVQLVVPAVPVRVVQGTLVQLAAGAPFREPVAAPAGALPGQGGINLKFTPSLLSGLDGPRAYMERYPYTCLEQRVSRAVVLDDSALWSQVVAALPAHFDDDGFLTFFPGMRDGSELLTAYVLLISRTAGYALPDDVVEKMERALRGFVDGTVSPGDGVQRGAVDLPLRKLAVLAALATDGDLDPTLLDGIPIEPNLWPASTLLDWWTILARTPSIERRDARLAEAQQALRARLELGGTTLGFRDDGANASWSIFSGGDVDALRLVLLALDAPSWRGDVPRLMRGALARQERGRWDTTIANAWGALATRAFARSFESEPVTGEAVAALAGASGRVDWGREPEGGSVALPWPKGQADLTIEQRGGGKPWASVLASAAVPLEKPLEAGYRIVKHIAPLEPRPDGTVRAGDVLLVRLEIDAQAERPWVVVDDPVPAGSSHLRKAPPAAAAPGATPDASSADASLSPTFVERSFQSWKGYFEWLPAGKTVLTYAIRVNQPGRFLLPPTRVEALYAPESFGETPNAPLEVAP
- the mscL gene encoding large-conductance mechanosensitive channel protein MscL; protein product: MSILKEFREFAVKGNAIDLAVGVVIGGAFGKVVSSLVNDVIMPPIGLLVGGVDFSDLALTLRAPTDAQPEGVVLRYGAFINTIIDFVIIAAAIFAMVKLLNALRREKEVEEAAPPPPTQEVVLLTEIRDALVRQPR
- a CDS encoding D-cysteine desulfhydrase family protein — its product is MKDDRTARAASLAFAPTPLEEAPRLSEALGVRVLVKRDDQTGLALGGNKARKLALLVADAIERGCDTLIATGGAQSNFARMTAAAAARCGLKCHLVLAGDAPVKHSGNLILDELFGATVEFAGTNDWLKLEERAAAIAAELGARAYPMPVGGATPLGALAYVHAARELLEQMAEPPDWIVLADGTGGTHAGLLAGLPASVKILGVDVARPPIPLADRVSYLAREAAALAGCPEPEGEVLVADHTGPHYGAITEECREAVRLAARTEGLVLDPVYTGKAMAGLIAAARAGRLSGTVVFWHTGGAPALFADEFADFV
- a CDS encoding VTT domain-containing protein; protein product: MGNERAVAPEPSPAPPRLRPGVRLALIALVVVLVYGIGRASGVTESLTPESLRAMFAGAGVLGVVLFVAAFSVGMLAQLPGLLFVAVAVLAYGREMGAVVALGGAVIAASVSFVVVRRFGGKALTELESPFVRRWLARLDDRPLSSVILLRVVFGVAPFLNYALALSSLGFRDYLIGSIIGMALPIAVAALVVDAAL
- the pbpC gene encoding penicillin-binding protein 1C, which produces MRWGFLRARRGVRVGVACAALAFIGTWAAFTCGRPDPATVPSYDEVRGAHRPSDVQLLDRHGAVVHELRTDPHRRALAWVPLDEVSPLLRDAIVAAEDRRFERHGGVDALAVLGALRDRLLGRAPRGASTITMQLAKLLDARAGIPHRRSLAGKLRQMRRAWALEERWSKEQILEAYLNLVTFRGEVQGVGAASAVLLGKRPHGISQAEALVLAVLPRAPNAAGERVVARATLLARRLGAGVDETSLAQVARTALDPDRAAGVRVALAPHLATRLLRGNDGSRNAPVRTTLDRELQRAAARALEEHLRELAGRNVRDGAVLVVDNQSGEVLAYVGGRGANASAPHVDAVRARRQAGSTLKPFLYATALELRLLTAASLLDDAPLALPVAGGLYQPRNYDEAFRGLVSLRSALASSLNVPAVRALQLVSADALLARLRALGFSGLRHDGEFYGPSLALGSAEVSLEELVNAYRALANGGVASPLRFVADGDLRQATNESAAEASRVFGAEATFVVADVLADRDGRSATFGLESALATRRWSAVKTGTSKEMRDNWCIGFSRRFTVGVWVGNASGEPMHDVSGLSGAAPVWRELMELLAEREADAGPPAPPDGVQRARVDFPGGVEPSRDEWFLRGTEPGAGGHARAARRPRIVSPQPGTVIALDPDIPEHLQRLAFEADGVRARAGAAEGADGAAEHALGPRWRLDGRELPWRAASLLWQPIPGRHRLELLDPDGRTLDAVEFEVRGGRAVARDATAEHAAPVASPIDSVFDRS